The Lampris incognitus isolate fLamInc1 chromosome 15, fLamInc1.hap2, whole genome shotgun sequence genomic interval ATGTCCTCTCTATACATGGGTTGATGCGTTTAATTATTGACTACAACAACTTTGCTTCTTTCAAAGTCGCCGCTACCTGCCCCATTCTTCTGCAtgtggctgctgtgatgaagaaaTAAAATGCTGTTGCACATCTTATTTCCCCCGCGAGGGTCCTAAATGACATTTACCATTAAAATAAGCAGTAGTACCAATGACACGGATTAGAGGATTAGCTATTTGTCTTCCTACACtggtgatggaaagtatcaaatcGGACATCATTTATTTGGATGTCCATCCTCAGGCCAGCAGTTTTAGTAGGCCTTTTGCAGGATGGCAAAGGGACTGGAGCGACAGGGACAAAAAGCAAAGGAAAAAGGTGAAAAATGTTGAAttcaaagagaaaaagaaaatctgCTTGACTACCCGACATGAATTTAAGAAGGAAGACGTCGCAGCTGAAAGACTACAAGTAGAGGAACATGACGTAAAAGATTTGATTGGCTGAACAAGTGTGAGGGGGCGGGGCTCCTGTAAGGGCCGCTCAACCGTGCAAACATTGAGGCCCTCTGTTGGTGAGGTGTGCCACTATAACTGTCCTCAACACCAATCAACGAATTTAATAGGACATCCCTAATGGACAACACGAGGGAGAGTTAAGTAGGGCATGTAGAATTTATATCACACAACATAATGTAACATCATATACAAAAATAATATTGATAATTTTGCGCACTTATTTACAGTGCTTTAAAGCATGTACAACAATCCTCTAAAGTGCAGCAGTGAGTTAGATAAGACTGTCTACTATGCACAAAGGGAGCTCACACGCTCCATGTTAAACgatcagaatatagctgtcatatGACAACATATGATGAATAACAAATATGTAGTACATAAAACAATTTCTTAAAGAAATTCAAAGTGGTTTATACAAGACGTAACAGTGAGGTCTGAAACGGACCATTAGAGGGGACCAAGTGGTTAGAAAGGCTGTCCTGAATTTGGAGTGACACAGGTTTGATTCTTCTAATAGCATTGTgtcgtgtcaaagtgtccttgagcgaaACAACGAACCCCCACAATACCTGCTGACTTAGTGGCcagacattttctttttttctttttttgtgagatTTTCAGCCAAATGCCTGAAATGGGAGTTCCTTTTTGGAAGGTAAACAGAGAAGGTACACAAAAGTGTTTGGCTTCAACCTGAACTTCTGTTATACACACAAGAATAGACAAGAGCTTGCTTTGCAAAGTTCAACTGAGAAAATAAACTCTTTCATCAACAACTACGGTAATGCGATGTCCGAACGCTTATGTACACTATTTCATTGTGGTGAGAATGACGCCTATGTTTGGAGTTTTTTAAGTCTTTGAGGAAAAACAGGACTTAAAGGACTAACTCACCGCTAAAACAAAATTCTTATTTTCAGGCAATCGTTATGCACAGTCCACACCCTCTCTTGTCCTTACAGATGTCTCACACTATGTAAAATGTCCTTTTATTATATGAACAAATTCAGTATCACGCTCATGAGAAAAGGATCAGTGAATGTTAAAATGATTAATTCCAACATTATGGGGACAGAGTTGCAGAATCTTGGCCCAAAAGAGCCACACATGTTTTTTATTCCCTGCCTTTTTAACAGTAATAGACTCAGACTTTGAGACACATACTACATCTTAAGCAAATGGTATTATTTGACCAAAGACATAATTAGCTACCTTAGTCCTAAATGGTTTGTGCTTACAAGCAAATGGAAGTTAACTGCATGGCAAAAAGAGTCCGAAGGCTAACGGTGGAGTGCACCACATAGAGGCAGGCACCCTGGCTAAACAGTACCAGAAAGAGTACCAGCGGGAGAACTACGTCTTTCTAGGACTGGAGTTAAGCTCCCTTCAAACTGGCGAATCCAGTACCACAGTAGTACAGTCTTTCCCACATTGTAGACATGAGTTGTGATTTGGTGTAAAACAGTAAGTCCTCCCAGCCTCTAGATGGAGCTGCGTCGTTTAGCAAGTCCTCTGTAGGTGTTGATACTGTGCAGGCCGGTGGACACCGAGCTGATGCCTGAATGGTGCTGTAGACTGCACACACAGCCATTGGAGTGGAGTGGGTTGGAAAAGGCCTCCCCCTGTTCCATGTAGGCGTCCGAGGTGGAGAGGTCCCGTGGGATGATCATGGGTATGGAGTACTGCAGTTTCTCCCTACTCTTGTACCACAGGCAGGAGCACATGGACTGGAAGTGCAACACCTCTGCATAAACGTTACGTAGGCCCCGGCTCGCCGGCCCTCCGCCACTGCTTCCCATCCCGCCTCCTCCACCACATCCGGAAGGCGTGGAGGAGGAAGATGGCGGGTCTGTGGCACAGCGGTGGTGGCCGCCTGCCTGACCATTCCGCGCCAGGAGAGCCCGTTGCTCGGCGTCCCTCTTCTCGTCCTCGGCGTTCATTGTCATGAAGCGCAGTACCACCAGGTTGAGGAAGGCCCCGATCACAGTCAGGCCCATCAGGATGTAGATGAAACTAAATGCAACGTACTCGGGCTTCTTCTGCAATGCCTCATCCTTCTGCAGCGCCACGTAGTCCCCGAAGCCAATGGTGGTGAGTGTaatgaagcagtagtagtaggcaTGGAAGAAGCTCCAGCCCTCAAAGTGGGAGAAGGCCAGGGCGCCCACGCACAGCGTGCTCATGCAGGATATGAAGCCGATGGTCACCATGTTGACCATGGAGACCTCGGTGTGCCGCATGCCCAGACACTTCTTCAGCCGGTGGAGCAGATACCTGACAAAAGTGTTGATTCGCTCGCCCAGGCTCTGGAACATGACCAGAGTGAGGGGGATACCCAGGAGGGCGTAGAGCATGCAGAACACCTTCCCTCCATCTGTGCTAGGGGCTGCGTGGCCATACCCTaagggagagagcgagatagagagacacaGGGTTAGTGGGGCAGAACTAATTAAATCTACAGTGCTGAGAGCTAATGTCTGAGAAATAAGTGGTTGGAGGCTGGGAAGATACAGTACATAAAAACTGGCAAAGAACAGAAAGGATGATTTGTATTCTCAGAGCAGCACTTATGATCATTTCAAAGACAGCCCTCATCGCACAGAGGCAGGATGCAAATGGAGATGTGAATGCAGAGTGATTCGGTGGGAATGGCCAAGTATTGACGTGGCGTACAGGAGAGGGATCTTGAATAATTCACCGACAGCTGGTCTCTGTGAAGTGGCTGGAGCCATTTGATCCTTGCTGGTCTTttattttgtctttctttctgaataaaacaacaccagagggtagATTGCTGCAAACACGTACCCGTGCTTATTCTGTTAATGCAGGGAAATCATTATTTTCATGAATGAGTTTTCCCTGTAGTGTTTTCAATCTTTGTGTGACACAAGACACTGCAGCATAATGAAAAAAACAGGAGGGTGGTTTAGTCAGGGTTCTCCGGGGCCTCGTGAGCAGTGATATGGCCCAAATAATGTCTGGACGCACACCACAAAAGCAGACTGAAATAAACAGCAGGAGTCTGCGGCATGGGCAGTATCATAGCATTTCAAAGGTCAATGTTTAAAGTTTATATTCGCTTGCTGACCTTGAATACTGCTATGAGACAAATGAAAATCGACACTGGTCTAAACAGTTACTGAGAGAACCACTCTGAAGTTTACTAGAAAATGTTTGCCGCAGAATTCGGATGTGTTCCACTAACGCTAGATATGATCTGACTCATTCTGTCCTTCAGTTTCCCCGTGATTCATTCAACAAGTATTGACATTGGCAGGCATGACACAGCTCATAAACCTCACAAGAGATGTGACGTTTGCTAGCTTCAGGTAAAGGGCCGACCATAAAACCTATGATGTGATCTCCtaaaccccccccgccccccccccccccggtgctcaACATTTGACGTGGCACCCTCCCACAATATCATCATCAATGAGCAAAATGTTCCTCATGTGTGGACCTGCTGGGTGCCACAGCCAAAAGGTGAGTCCTTGATAAGAAGCGAATAGGAAAGGTTGTCCAATAGTCTGAATGTAATTACTCTGGGCCTTGATTTAATTCCTTGGGCCTTCGATTTTATTGCCACATTGGCCTGTGCTGCTAAGCCATCTGTCTGCTTTGTGCCAAATTTGCTTTGCCAGTTGTGCTGCCATTCTAAGTGATACAGTATGTCTCttttaaaagaaaaaagtgcCATGTGGTAAGAGAACCTTGCTGGTGGTAAAAGTACGTTATTTTTGGCTCCTTGGGGGCCTTGCTCATTTTTATTGACATCCCCGCAAAGAGTTTATCATCGCCTTTTTCACAAGACTGGCCGTTGAGAGTTTTTCTCCGATGAGCATCTTTCCACTGAGCTCAGCTCATTGTACTAAGCGGATTAGTAATCCAACACTTTCAACTCAACTTGTCCGAAACTGAGCTGCTCTTCATCCCTTCCAAAGCTGACACACTCAGGGATATATTGATGAGACTCGGTACTTCGATAATCATGCCCTTCAGATCTTCAAGGAACCTTGGGGTGACGATCGACATCCGGCTCCCTTTTTCTGAACACTTTATGGCCGTTTCCTGTTCCTGCCGCTTTGTTCAGTAAAACATCTGCAAGATCAGACCGTCCATATCAGAACATACCGCACAGCTGCATGTCAGAAAAGACAtgcatagggcgtccgggtagtgtagcggtctattccattgcctaccaacatggggatcgccggttcgaatccctgtgctatctccagcttggttgggcattcctacagacacaattggccgtgtctgcgggtgaggagCCGGATATGGatgtgtgtcgtggtcgctgcactagtgcctcctctggtcggtcggggcgcctgttcaggggggagagggaactggggggaatagcgtgatcctcccaggcactacatccccctggtgaaacccctctctgtcaggcgaaaagaagcagctggcaactccacatgtatcggaggaggcatgtggtagtctgcagccctccctggatcggcagatggggtggagcagcaaccgggagagctcggaagagtggggtaattggccagatacaattggggagaaaaggggggggggataaaaacaaaaacaaacaaacaaagacatgcatgttagggtcagtactcctgtctgtgcccttgaccgaggcatggcaagacgaactggagttggtccccgggtgctgcacggcagctgcccactgctcctagctacacagctaggatggattaaatgaagagcgtaatttccctacggggatcaataaagtatcttcaaaaaaaaaatccgaTCTGCTGGTCTGGGTCCTAGTGTTCTCTTGGTTAGACTATTGCAATTTACTTCTTGCTAGTCTCTCAGCTCATGCAAAAAAAATCCAGAACAATGCTGTATGCACCAAGATGCACATATCTTGTACTATTACTTAATATACTTATGTTCTTACACATATGCTGGCTCCTACAGTCTTGCCACACAAAGTTCAAAACATTGCTGTGTACTTTCTGGACAGTTCAAACACACATTACCATATACGCTCCCTCTCTGTTCTGTCTTTGTAAGGCTGCTGTCTATGCCTACCTTAATCCATAGATCATGACTGTGATACTTATTTGTGGTATCATCCAGCTATTAGTATATGAATCTCCTATTGCTTGCATCACTATTTGTGAGCTACACGTTGCACACtaattgcacttgacatgacatgcactcttggttATATCATTATGATTCAGTACGCTATGACCCTAGTAGGTTGGTTAattgtcgctttggataaaagtgtcatgCAGATGAAGTGTAAATGTAATTAATTTCAACAGCTTCAACTAACTAATTGATGACCTTAGCATCTCCGGAATGTGTTCGGTTCTCACAGCATTGGGCAATCACTCCCCTTTCCCGCTTATTATCAAATGTCAGACTACTTGGGCTGCAGCTACTGCTAATGCTGCCGCGAAAATGCTAATCTCTGCAATGTTCGTCCTCAGCCTCTGTCTCGATCTTTCAGCTCGTGTTTGTGAAGGTCAGTGTGCTCTACAGCTCAGACCTGAAAACGGATGTAAACTAGAGAATAAACTAGAGAACAAGAGACGTTAAAACTCTTACAGCTAAACCCGGCTGGGTCGTCTAGAGTCAAAATAGCATATTTTGTAAAGATGTTTTAGGGTTCTTTTGTTTAAAGCGTAAGACTCCTCAGATATTTGTGTTCCCTAATTTCACATTCCAACAACAGTAACCACACCCTCTCCACCTGCAGGTGGGCACCCCTGAAATTTGACTGGAGGCAATAAAGCAGAGAGACATTAGAGCGGATAGATTTAATATGAGCGTCGCAGTGTACCCTGTTCAACAGCTCAGGTGATCGCCTTGGTTTAAAATTATACCAGTAGTAGCCCAACGGCAACTCTCCTGCGAGGTAGCTCAGCAGGTCGGTcctgggtaggtaggtaggtaggtaggtaggtaggtaggtaggtaggtaggtaggtaggtagagaaTACTTTGCTGACCCCCGTGAAAAGACTTTTGCCCTTGTTCTGAATAAGACGCTGTGTTCAGGTGAGCACCGGGGCTGTGTGAGCTGCAGGGCTTTCAGTAGCTGTCAGGACCGCGGAGCCACTCAGCGAGACACAGGGATGACCGAAATGACAGCGGTGCCTGTCAACAAAAGACGAAGGAGCTGGAGGCGACAGGGCCTGTAGTCCCCTTGTgtgagagtgaagaggtcaggAACGACAAGCTCGTCATCTCCCCCTCCCCGCTACCATGCTTCCAATGATGACAAACTCATCATGCGGCAGGACGTCTGAGCGGCGCTCACCACAGCAcaaggagggtggtggtggtgggggggcgttGGAGCCGCACAGGGCGGTGGATCACACTGTTGAGACGGATTACACTCATTGCCACTGGCAGAGTTAAAAGTGCTGCCTCACCTTTCTGGGAGGTGAAAACAAGCGGAGTGACCAGCAGCAATGTGTCAGTTGAGATGTTGAAGCTCTCCTTCTTTCTCCTTGGACTGGCTGTCGGAGACTAAAGTGTCGACGGCATTAACACAAATCACTATCCTTGTAAAAACGATGACATCGTTATTGGGGAAAGGTTTCAAGCTGGCATCGAAAGACGGGGACATCGGGacacccgggtagcgtagtggtctattctgttgcgtaccaacacggggatcgccggttcgattccccgtgttacctccggcttgggttgggtgtccctacaggccgtgtctgttggtgggaagccggatgtgggtatgtgtcctggtcactgcactagcacctcctctggtcggtcagggcgtctgttcaggggggagggggaactgggagggaatagcgtgatcctcccatgtgctacatccccctggtgaaactcctcactgtcaggtgaaaagaagtggctggcgactccacatgtatcggaggagacgtggtagtctgcagccctctccggatcggcagaggaggtgtggcagctcggaagagtggggtaaatggtcaAGTGTACTTGGGGAGAAaagccaacaaaaaaaagaagaagaagaagaaagaaagaaagggacacTGTGGAAATTCACAGTCCCACAAGTTTCCTGGTGAAACAAAACTTTCCTCCGAACCGTACAATCAGATTGTATAAGATGGGTCCATTTATAAAAAAGGActtccgttttttttttgttttttttttcgcaAACTGAGCCTGATCTGACTGATAATGTAGCCTCCATAATTAGCATTTGAAAGAAAATATGAAAATTGCGTAATACTTGAAATGTGATAAGAGCCAGACGCATTAGACAAAAGTAACAGGCGAAGTAAAGGTCAACAGCACACAGGTGCAGCCTGCAACACGCTCTCATTCTGCGCTCCCTGCTGCCTCTCATTACCCAATTATAATTTACAGCAAAACATTTCGGCTAATGGCCCGTAGCAGTAGGCTGGTTCTGATGTGAGTACTGGAAAACAAACAATTCAACAAAGCAAACAAATAATTGCTTTCAATATCCTTGCCATTCCAAAAGGCTTACAGCATTTTGTAATTCAATGTTGAACTGCGAGTCCTCAAATAAGGCCCATAACACCTTGTTACACAATCACGCTCTCCAAATCATTTCACAAtttctaaccccccccctcccgctccCCCCCTCCCAACTTCATTTCAGCAGGCGAGCGCTGAGCTTTATTCAGTGCTGTGCCTTATTAACTTTCCCTGAGTTTTTCTCAATTAAATTTCCGATGTTGTTGAACACTACTCAACGGCATCAATGCAAACAGTGTTATTGGTATTGAGAGACTTTTCACCTTTCGGTCCCGTGGCCACTGGTCCAAGTCTGATGACAAGTGCTTATTGTGCCATCCCTCCCCGTCCCGTGTCCGTCTCCAAAGCATCGGGAGATGCATCTAAACGGGTTCATTATGCTGAATAATTAGGTAGAGATAAAACAAGCCTTTGGAAATACATCAAAGAATGGCATAATGTGCCTGTTAGGGCTCCAGTTTTCTGTCACTCTATTAAATTTTCATTGATTACGAGGCACAATTTGTTCTCGCCGACGAGACGAGGAGCACAACCCATTTATCAACTCCGGGACAACACGTCACATGATGGTGCTGTAGTCACAAACGGGCGATGAATCCATCAGAGGTTAATTTAGTGGGAATTTGTAAAAAGCATACGTGGCACCCGAGAGAAACTCAAGGCCGCAGTCACGTGGCCACAACACACCGCCAAGAGAAAACGGACGTCTTTATAGCAGGGCAGTGTTGACGAGAACTGAACAAACCGCTATTCCACAGGGTGAGGACACCGTAGGATTATAAAACGCGTGTTATGAAACATGCCGTGTTACACGCCCATCACCAAGGCCTCTCTAGAGAGGCACCAGAGGTGACGGCGTCCGCGGCACAAGAGACCCTGGCAGGGTGGAGGGTCGGCGATGCTCGGCCGGATGCTGCACTCGTCTATCGTGgctggagaaaagggggtggtTACCGTCACGTGTCCAGTACACGGTGGTGGTGGGGATGAGTCTGAGCTGACATCAGAGTTGAGAAAGGCACTGGGCTCACATAAATAGACTTTTCCTTTGGTTACAGCTTACTCAGATCAGGGTAATTCTTTTTATTTGTTAACATTACTCAAACGAATGTAAGAAATGATCAAAGGCAAATCAACTTTTTGGGCGTTTTCCAAAATGGATTTAGTATGGCGTTATTGAATTGGCGCCCATCAGTCCATGGTCTAtgtgaagtcttttttttttcttctttttttaaaatcataGCATCTTGTTGCtactttaaaaagaaaaagctgGGTtactgggtggcatggtggtctattccattgcctaccaacacggggattgccggttcgaatccccgtgttacctccggcttggttgggcgtccctacaggcacaattggccgtatctgcaggtgggaagccggatgtggttatgtaaagttaagtcaagtcaattttatttgtatagcccaatatcacaaattacaaatttgcctcaaggggctttacaacaacacaaaatcctgcacttagaccctcgcattggataaggaacaactccctaaaaaaaaaaaggaaaaaaatgtgtTACTGCACTATGAATTGTTGTTTCcacgtgtcttggtcgctgcactagcgcctcctctggtcggttgggttgcctgttcgggggggggagggggaactggggggaatagcgtgctcgtcccacgtgctatatccccctggtgaaactcctcactgtcaggtgaaaagaagcggctggcgactacatgtggtagtctgcagccctccccggatcggcagagggggtggagcagcgaccgggacggctcggaagagttgggtaattggccgggtaatgactggggagaaaagtggggggggggggggggtcaaaaaagaaAGCTGCACTAGTATGTATCAATTGAATAGCATAGTTTCACTGTAAATTAGTTTTCATCACTCATGGAAAGTTAATAAGGCTAAAGACTTTCAGGTTCTGTGAACGGAGAAGCTGTAAAATGATTTATTTCCAccattgctagctagctagctagctatctgtaGCTAACAGCTGTCACTTTCCAGCTCTGCCAAGAGAACATTACTGGCGGTACGAAAGACCTGTAATGTTAAAACGAAAACGGCTATCT includes:
- the kcnk3a gene encoding potassium channel subfamily K member 3a; protein product: MKRQNVRTLTLIICTFTYLIVGAAIFDALESQKETTQRTKLDKKRAELMETYNLSKENFDELERVVLQLKPHKAGVQWKFAGSFYFAITVITTIGYGHAAPSTDGGKVFCMLYALLGIPLTLVMFQSLGERINTFVRYLLHRLKKCLGMRHTEVSMVNMVTIGFISCMSTLCVGALAFSHFEGWSFFHAYYYCFITLTTIGFGDYVALQKDEALQKKPEYVAFSFIYILMGLTVIGAFLNLVVLRFMTMNAEDEKRDAEQRALLARNGQAGGHHRCATDPPSSSSTPSGCGGGGGMGSSGGGPASRGLRNVYAEVLHFQSMCSCLWYKSREKLQYSIPMIIPRDLSTSDAYMEQGEAFSNPLHSNGCVCSLQHHSGISSVSTGLHSINTYRGLAKRRSSI